One Conger conger chromosome 18, fConCon1.1, whole genome shotgun sequence DNA window includes the following coding sequences:
- the edaradd gene encoding ectodysplasin-A receptor-associated adapter protein isoform X2, producing the protein MSELSLMSNYPVQVTEPQAPETLPFTSVPASYMMPSSERIRQPVDESNNIYTDPMSADFFKGLQYSDTTPPPKIRDLMNDADLLYELRLKLDPNHCTIKNWKNFASRWGMSYDELVLLEHRTQGSAHSPTQEFLLRYNEKSVTELTELCQHYQRIDVLRVLQRWVEKDWPSRWQKAH; encoded by the exons ATGAGCGAGTTG tcgCTAATGTCCAATTATCCAGTTCAAGTCACAGAACCCCAAG CcccagagactctgccgttcacCAGTGTACCAGCCAGCTACATGATGCCTTCCTCTGAGAGGATAAGACAG ccAGTTGACGAGAGCAATAACATCTACACTGACCCGATGTCAGCAG actTCTTCAAAGGCCTGCAGTACTCAGACACGACCCCGCCGCCCAAGATCAGGGACCTGATGAACGACGCGGACCTGCTGTACGAGCTGCGTCTCAAGCTGGACCccaaccactgcaccatcaagAACTGGAAGAACTTCGCCAGCCGCTGGGGCATGAGCTACGACGAGCTGGTGCTCCTGGAGCACCGGACACAGGGCTCCGCGCACAGCCCCACCCAGGAGTTCCTGCTGCGCTACAACGAGAAGAGCGTGACGGAGCTCACCGAACTGTGCCAGCACTACCAGCGCATCGACGTGCTGCGCGTGCTTCAGCGCTGGGTGGAGAAGGACTGGCCGTCGCGCTGGCAGAAGGCCCACTAG
- the edaradd gene encoding ectodysplasin-A receptor-associated adapter protein isoform X1 gives MESLKVFHERVDRITSEPVEDTDPSSLLPEKSLMSNYPVQVTEPQAPETLPFTSVPASYMMPSSERIRQPVDESNNIYTDPMSADFFKGLQYSDTTPPPKIRDLMNDADLLYELRLKLDPNHCTIKNWKNFASRWGMSYDELVLLEHRTQGSAHSPTQEFLLRYNEKSVTELTELCQHYQRIDVLRVLQRWVEKDWPSRWQKAH, from the exons ATGGAGAGTTTGAAGGTGTTTCATGAGCGAGTTG ATCGCATCACCTCTGAACCAGTGGAAGACACAGATCCCAGCAGCCTTTTACCAGAAAAG tcgCTAATGTCCAATTATCCAGTTCAAGTCACAGAACCCCAAG CcccagagactctgccgttcacCAGTGTACCAGCCAGCTACATGATGCCTTCCTCTGAGAGGATAAGACAG ccAGTTGACGAGAGCAATAACATCTACACTGACCCGATGTCAGCAG actTCTTCAAAGGCCTGCAGTACTCAGACACGACCCCGCCGCCCAAGATCAGGGACCTGATGAACGACGCGGACCTGCTGTACGAGCTGCGTCTCAAGCTGGACCccaaccactgcaccatcaagAACTGGAAGAACTTCGCCAGCCGCTGGGGCATGAGCTACGACGAGCTGGTGCTCCTGGAGCACCGGACACAGGGCTCCGCGCACAGCCCCACCCAGGAGTTCCTGCTGCGCTACAACGAGAAGAGCGTGACGGAGCTCACCGAACTGTGCCAGCACTACCAGCGCATCGACGTGCTGCGCGTGCTTCAGCGCTGGGTGGAGAAGGACTGGCCGTCGCGCTGGCAGAAGGCCCACTAG
- the si:ch211-125o16.4 gene encoding neuroblast differentiation-associated protein AHNAK yields the protein MEITNGRGRTRSFSENLVLDDSESGGVVVTDIKDDSFADRSGLKEGDEIVGATIHFDHMKKNDVVKLLKLIEPFDNQMQVLKKEDLKPSLSLGSLNSQTKVPEDMLKDSYNKLYKNKVKKFLNPDSLSGTDEDLAVELNSSGGKLNAPRAGLSLDGPTVNGELPSIKTQTPEIDLNPGLKLPDVNMPSESITGPRFTMPAVGMTGPKLKGAELDGSFKNPVLNIPDPKLNGPEVNLHSQLPSGKIDLSGPKGDSNGLKYKPPKFRMPHFNLPEMKPKSPDVNMSAPNLKADVHAPHIDVKGPKTDLKTPDLDLEAPSGKIKWPTFKAPKFGFPSTKVKGPDVDLDADLKTPDLNLSAPKIEGDLKAPDVDLKLPKAEVSGLDLDLKAPDADIDAPSGRFKMPTLKMPKFGTKVKGPDIDADMKAPDLSLSAPKLEADLNAPNVDVNLPKANLSGPDLDLKAPDVDLSLPKANLSGPDLDLKAPDADIDAPSGRFKLPTFKMPKFGTKVKGPDIDADMKAPDLSLSAPKLEAGLNAPNVDVNLPKANLSGPDLDLNAPDVDLSLPKANLSGPDLDLKAPDADIDAPSGRFKFPHLKTPHFGFSGPKIDADLPAPKLEADLKAPNADLSLPEAGIKGPGLDLKAPNVNLDTDLKTPDLNLSTPKIEGELNAPEIDSPSGKFQFPHFKMPKFGLSGPRGKKPEVDANLKTPDLSLSAPKLEADLKAPNADLSLPTAGLKGPGIDLKAPNVDLDTELKTPDLNLSTPKIEGELNAPEIDSPSGKFKFPHFKMPKFGFSGPRVKKPEVDANLKTPDLNLSAPKIEGDLKSPDVDLSLPEANLKAPDLNLKAPDLDVDPPSGKIKWPTLKMPKFGTKVKGPDIDADLNTPDLSLSTPKLEADLNAPNVDVNLPKANLSGPDLDLKAPDADIDSPSGRFKLPTFKMPKFGTKVKGPDIDADLNTPDLSLSAPKLEADLNAPNVDVNLPKANLSGPDLDLKAPDVDLSLPKANLSGPDLDLKAPDADIDSPTGRFKLPTFKMPKFGTKVKGPDIDADLNTPDLSLSAPKLEADLNAPNVDVNLPKANLSGPDLDLKAPDVDLSLPKANLSGPDLDLKAPDADIDSPSGRFKLPTFKMPKFGTKVKGPDIDADLNTPDLSLSAPKLEADLNAPNVDVNLPKTNLSGPDLDLKAPDVDLSLPKANLSGPDLDLKAPDADIDSPSGRFNLPTFKMPKFGTKVKGPDIDADMKAPDLSLSAPKLEAGLNAPNVDVNLPKANLSGPDFDLKAPDVDLSLPKANLSGPDLDLKAPDADIDSPSGRFKMPTLKMPKFGTKVKGPDIDADMKAPDLSLSAPKLEADLNAPNVDVNLPKANLSGPDLDLKAPDVDLSLPKANLSGPDLDLKAPDADIDSPSGRFNLPTFKMPKFGTKVKGPDIDADMKVPDLSLSAPKLEADLNAPNVDVNLPKANLSGPDLDVKTPGLDIDAPSGKLEMPTFKKSSLFSGPKVKGPNLDVDADVKAPDLSLSAPKLEGGLDKPDLDLSLPKAEVDSPEVKGKFKWPFKWGFGSKDHSIDADTEIPDVDGAADVPEATIKLPKGKAAIPMFKVHRLPDNNFEKPQIRCGNLDSPNIDTNMSISAPKVDLKAPNISTDIQHGPLEIPETSLKSPKLDLGSPALSVDTPNIGASSPTLTFPKVKVPSIDGYVPDILRGEQGAPKSIDIRERLKLFQNSVAQSVTTPDISADLPGGKTDIASDLGLKGEVSAPSLDVSTSSDPDGTSKIKRGTFKVSRPDADTDDPLMNTEISLPTLDANI from the exons ATGGAGATCACG AATGGACGTGGCCGGACCAGAAGTTTCTCTGAAAATTTAGTCCTGGATGATTCAGAGAGTGGCGGGGTGGTTGTCACGGACATCAAAGACGATTCATTTGCTGACAGGAGTGGATTGAAAGAGG GAGATGAAATAGTTGGTGCCACCATTCACTTTGACCACATGAAGAAAAACGATGTGGTGAAGTTATTGAAACTCATTGAGCCATTTGATAACCAAATGCAAGTTCTGAAAAAGGAAGACCTGAAACCCAGCTTGAGCCTCGGTTCATTAAACTCCCAAACCAAAGTTCCTGAAGAT aTGCTCAAGGATTCATACAACAAACTCTACAAAAACAAGGTCAAGAAATTCCTAAATCCAGACTCCTTATCTGGTACTGATGAAGATCTGGCTGTTGAGCTCAATAGCTCGGGTGGAAAACTGAATGCCCCTCGGGCTGGACTTTCTTTGGACGGTCCTACTGTGAATGGGGAATTGCCCAGCATAAAGACACAAACGCCAGAGATAGACCTGAATCCTGGCCTCAAGTTGCCAGACGTCAACATGCCAAGTGAGAGCATAACGGGACCCAGGTTCACAATGCCAGCTGTTGGAATGACTGGGCCTAAACTGAAAGGAGCTGAACTGGATGGCTCTTTCAAAAACCCTGTCCTTAATATCCCAGATCCGAAGCTTAATGGCCCAGAAGTCAACTTGCACTCTCAGCTGCCAAGTGGAAAAATTGATTTGTCTGGTCCAAAGGGGGATTCAAATGGCTTAAAGTATAAGCCTCCAAAATTTAGAATGCCCCATTTTAATTTACCTGAAATGAAACCAAAGTCACCAGATGTGAATATGTCTGCTCCTAACCTGAAGGCAGATGTGCACGCTCCCCATATAGATGTCAAAGGCCCAAAAACAGACCTGAAAACTCCAGATCTTGATTTGGAGGCACCCTCTGGAAAAATCAAATGGCCTACATTTAAGGCACCAAAATTCGGATTTCCTAGCACAAAGGTAAAAGGCCCTGATGTTGACCTTGATGCAGATCTGAAGACACCTGACCTGAACCTTTCAGCTCCCAAAATAGAAGGAGACCTTAAAGCTCCAGATGTAGATCTTAAGTTACCCAAAGCTGAAGTCAGTGGCCTTGATCTTGATTTGAAAGCTCCAGATGCTGACATAGATGCCCCATCAGGAAGGTTCAAGATGCCAACTTTAAAGATGCCCAAGTTTGGAACAAAGGTGAAAGGACCAGATATTGATGCAGACATGAAAGCACCTGACCTGAGTCTTTCAGCTCCAAAACTTGAAGCTGACCTTAATGCTCCCAATGTGGATGTGAATTTACCCAAAGCAAATCTCAGTGGCCCTGATCTTGATTTAAAAGCTCCAGATGTAGATCTTAGTTTACCCAAAGCTAACCTCAGCGGTCCTGATCTTGATTTGAAAGCTCCAGATGCTGACATAGATGCCCCATCAGGAAGGTTCAAATTGCCGACTTTCAAGATGCCCAAGTTTGGAACAAAGGTGAAAGGACCGGATATTGATGCAGACATGAAGGCACCTGACCTGAGTCTCTCAGCTCCAAAACTTGAAGCTGGCCTTAACGCTCCCAATGTGGATGTGAATTTACCCAAAGCTAACCTCAGCGGCCCTGATCTTGATTTGAATGCTCCAGATGTAGATCTTAGTTTACCCAAAGCTAACCTCAGCGGTCCTGATCTTGATTTGAAAGCTCCAGATGCTGACATAGATGCCCCATCAGGAAGGTTCAAATTTCCACATTTAAAGACGCCCCACTTTGGTTTCTCAGGACCAAAGATTGATGCAGATCTTCCAGCTCCAAAACTTGAAGCAGACCTCAAAGCCCCCAATGCAGATCTTAGTCTACCTGAAGCTGGCATCAAAGGGCCTGGGCTAGACCTGAAAGCTCCAAATGTTAACCTTGATACAGATCTGAAGACACCAGACCTTAATCTCTCAACCCCCAAAATTGAAGGAGAACTCAATGCTCCAGAGATAGATTCTCCATCAGGAAAATTTCAATTTCCTCACTTTAAGATGCCCAAGTTTGGTCTTTCTGGACCAAGAGGAAAAAAACCAGAGGTTGATGCCAATCTGAAGACACCTGACCTGAGTCTTTCAGCTCCGAAACTTGAAGCTGACCTCAAAGCCCCCAATGCAGATCTTAGTCTACCTACAGCTGGCCTCAAAGGGCCTGGGATAGATCTGAAAGCTCCAAATGTTGACCTTGATACAGAACTGAAGACACCAGACCTTAATCTCTCAACCCCCAAAATTGAGGGAGAACTCAATGCTCCAGAGATTGATTCTCCATCAGGAAAATTTAAATTTCCTCACTTTAAGATGCCCAAGTTTGGTTTTTCTGGACCAAGAGTAAAAAAACCAGAGGTTGATGCCAATCTGAAGACCCCTGATTTGAATCTCTCTGCACCTAAGATTGAAGGTGACCTCAAATCTCCAGATGTAGATCTGAGTTTACCTGAAGCTAATCTCAAAGCCCCAGACCTAAACCTGAAAGCACCTGATCTTGATGTAGATCCTCCATCTGGAAAAATCAAATGGCCAACTTTAAAGATGCCCAAGTTTGGAACAAAGGTGAAAGGACCGGATATTGATGCAGATCTGAATACACCTGACCTGAGTCTTTCAACACCAAAACTTGAAGCTGACCTTAACGCTCCCAATGTGGATGTGAATTTACCCAAAGCTAACCTCAGTGGCCCTGATCTTGATTTGAAAGCTCCAGATGCTGACATAGATTCCCCATCAGGAAGGTTCAAGCTGCCAACTTTCAAGATGCCCAAGTTTGGAACAAAGGTGAAAGGACCTGATATTGATGCAGATCTGAATACACCTGACCTGAGTCTTTCAGCTCCAAAACTTGAAGCTGACCTTAATGCTCCCAATGTGGATGTGAATTTACCCAAAGCTAACCTCAGCGGTCCTGATCTTGATTTAAAAGCTCCAGATGTAGATCTTAGTTTACCCAAAGCTAACCTCAGTGGTCCTGATCTTGATTTGAAAGCTCCAGATGCTGACATAGATTCCCCAACAGGAAGGTTCAAGCTGCCAACTTTCAAGATGCCCAAGTTTGGAACAAAGGTGAAAGGACCGGATATTGATGCAGATCTGAATACACCTGACCTGAGTCTTTCAGCTCCAAAACTTGAAGCTGACCTTAATGCTCCCAATGTGGATGTGAATTTACCCAAAGCTAACCTCAGTGGCCCTGATCTTGATTTAAAAGCTCCAGATGTAGATCTTAGTTTACCCAAAGCTAACCTCAGCGGTCCTGATCTTGATTTGAAAGCTCCAGATGCTGACATAGATTCCCCATCAGGAAGGTTCAAGCTGCCAACTTTCAAGATGCCCAAGTTTGGAACAAAGGTGAAAGGACCAGATATTGATGCAGATCTGAATACACCTGACCTGAGTCTTTCAGCTCCAAAACTTGAAGCTGACCTTAATGCTCCCAATGTGGATGTGAATTTACCCAAAACTAACCTCAGCGGTCCTGATCTTGATTTAAAAGCTCCAGATGTAGATCTTAGTTTACCCAAAGCTAACCTCAGCGGTCCTGATCTTGATTTGAAAGCTCCAGATGCTGACATAGATTCCCCATCAGGAAGGTTCAATCTGCCAACTTTCAAGATGCCCAAGTTTGGAACAAAGGTGAAAGGACCAGATATTGATGCAGACATGAAGGCACCTGACCTGAGTCTTTCAGCTCCAAAACTTGAAGCTGGCCTTAATGCTCCCAATGTGGATGTGAATTTACCCAAAGCAAATCTCAGTGGCCCTGATTTTGATTTAAAAGCTCCAGATGTAGATCTTAGTTTACCCAAAGCTAACCTCAGCGGTCCTGATCTTGATTTGAAAGCTCCAGATGCTGACATAGATTCCCCATCAGGAAGGTTCAAGATGCCAACTTTAAAGATGCCCAAGTTTGGAACAAAGGTGAAAGGACCAGATATTGATGCAGACATGAAGGCACCTGACCTGAGTCTTTCAGCTCCAAAACTTGAAGCTGACCTTAATGCTCCCAATGTGGATGTGAATTTACCCAAAGCAAATCTCAGTGGCCCTGATCTTGATTTAAAAGCTCCAGATGTAGATCTTAGTTTACCCAAAGCTAACCTCAGCGGTCCTGATCTTGATTTGAAAGCTCCAGATGCTGACATAGATTCCCCATCAGGAAGGTTCAATCTGCCAACTTTCAAGATGCCCAAGTTTGGAACAAAGGTGAAAGGACCAGATATTGATGCAGACATGAAGGTACCTGACCTGAGTCTTTCAGCTCCAAAACTTGAAGCTGACCTTAATGCTCCCAATGTGGATGTGAATTTACCCAAAGCAAATCTCAGTGGCCCTGATCTAGATGTGAAAACTCCGGGTCTTGATATTGATGCACCATCAGGAAAACTGGAAATGCCAACTTTCAAGAAGTCCTCACTTTTTTCAGGACCAAAAGTGAAAGGGCCAAACCTTGATGTAGACGCAGACGTGAAAGCACCGGATTTGAGTCTCTCAGCCCCCAAGCTTGAGGGAGGCCTTGATAAACCAGATCTGGATCTGAGCTTGCCAAAAGCCGAGGTTGATTCTCCTGAAGTAAAGGGAAAATTCAAATGGCCCTTTAAGTGGGGTTTTGGCTCAAAAGACCACAGCATAGATGCTGACACAGAGATCCCAGATGTTGATGGGGCAGCTGATGTACCAGAGGCAACTATAAAATTACCAAAAGGTAAGGCAGCAATACCAATGTTCAAAGTTCATAGACTGCCTGATAATAATTTTGAGAAGCCACAGATTCGTTGTGGAAACCTTGATTCTCCAAACATTGACACAAATATGTCAATATCGGCACCAAAGGTCGACCTGAAAGCTCCCAACATCAGCACTGACATACAGCATGGTCCACTTGAAATCCCAGAAACTAGCCTCAAGAGTCCAAAGCTTGACTTGGGATCTCCTGCCCTCAGTGTGGACACTCCTAATATTGGGGCATCAAGCCCTACTCTCACATTTCCCAAAGTGAAAGTACCTTCTATTGATGGCTATGTGCCAGATATTCTGAGGGGAGAGCAGGGAGCACCAAAATCAATAGACATACGAGAAAGACTGAAATTATTCCAGAACTCTGTTGCCCAGTCAGTGACAACGCCGGACATCAGCGCCGATCTTCCTGGGGGGAAAACAGACATAGCGAGTGATCTGGGCCTAAAAGGGGAAGTGAGTGCTCCAAGTCTTGACGTCAGCACAAGTTCAGATCCTGATGGCACCTCCAAAATCAAAAGGGGAACATTTAAAGTCAGCAGGCCAGATGCTGACACGGATGACCCATTGATGAACACAGAAATCAGTTTGCCAACATTGGATGCAAACATCTGA
- the edaradd gene encoding ectodysplasin-A receptor-associated adapter protein isoform X3, whose product MSNYPVQVTEPQAPETLPFTSVPASYMMPSSERIRQPVDESNNIYTDPMSADFFKGLQYSDTTPPPKIRDLMNDADLLYELRLKLDPNHCTIKNWKNFASRWGMSYDELVLLEHRTQGSAHSPTQEFLLRYNEKSVTELTELCQHYQRIDVLRVLQRWVEKDWPSRWQKAH is encoded by the exons ATGTCCAATTATCCAGTTCAAGTCACAGAACCCCAAG CcccagagactctgccgttcacCAGTGTACCAGCCAGCTACATGATGCCTTCCTCTGAGAGGATAAGACAG ccAGTTGACGAGAGCAATAACATCTACACTGACCCGATGTCAGCAG actTCTTCAAAGGCCTGCAGTACTCAGACACGACCCCGCCGCCCAAGATCAGGGACCTGATGAACGACGCGGACCTGCTGTACGAGCTGCGTCTCAAGCTGGACCccaaccactgcaccatcaagAACTGGAAGAACTTCGCCAGCCGCTGGGGCATGAGCTACGACGAGCTGGTGCTCCTGGAGCACCGGACACAGGGCTCCGCGCACAGCCCCACCCAGGAGTTCCTGCTGCGCTACAACGAGAAGAGCGTGACGGAGCTCACCGAACTGTGCCAGCACTACCAGCGCATCGACGTGCTGCGCGTGCTTCAGCGCTGGGTGGAGAAGGACTGGCCGTCGCGCTGGCAGAAGGCCCACTAG